One Arthrobacter sp. StoSoilB19 DNA window includes the following coding sequences:
- a CDS encoding FtsK/SpoIIIE domain-containing protein — translation MTLNCTLVGGPGSPRAQPPVELSIDAPAGTAGYVIHEQLVRKYGAGSVRVDGQDLRSLVLGVPPLVEAAILVDGGTPPSSRRPRRPPIADAVPPLVLAIDSGAAAGTVVPLRRGTYTIGRSGTRIVIPDPELSREHASVVVTDTEIILVDLDSANGTYVDGQRIRNTVISTDSTIRCGQSNLSLVFADVPHRVLSEAGKSVAEPIVVSGRPDPGNRAALLLTAILPLALGVLLAFLTGMWMFLAFSAVSVFSVLVPAVSGRRHRRDLSAALKSAVEDDRERRRRCAPSLSIVALAARRTEGTSSPVPPGDGVWLRLGQAEQPANVRIEPPGAAATIPRAGIVPVVLDPDVPLTTLGGPRFATDGTLRSLLMQLAAYPRTGTMNVVVHGLPEALPLAARYLSRVTLTATLSAALNAVDGSEQQGCGRGVLLIRGDNSGAVVEKSLREAALQRGWQVLHFLPEDGDWPAPDVLLSERASTVVQNHRGTVFVPDLVPDEVFTAFCRHLAGALIRDKEQAKTVPASCSLDEVLPLTLAATASRWDCSARNIGLPVPLGVCRSGTKTFDLLADGPHLVVAGTTGSGKSELLRSMALALALSYPPDRVNFFFIDFKGGSGLGPLSGLFHCVGLQTDLSDSEMERTLTSLRAEVRLRESCLAAARVPDVSTYRSAPAAKDFVLPHLVIVIDEFRMLVDDAPEVLRELLRIASIGRSLGIHLIMATQRPQGALTADIRANVTSSIALRVQSDMESVDIVNSRDASAISVNTPGRAFLARGTEPAEEFQAASLSSVSDRKQPSAVFVQRTMDYLACQAAEPGDRRAPAPTPAQAVEPLAALVRSLCAAQQKPAPRRPVAPPLPTELEKPDPNAPSSDSGTADSLALEPVAVAGQICLGLMDVPEQQKLQPLLWSHAKHGHTAFIGSPTSGAGSALELTVHELMASPDGAHFYVLDADGSLCPLAGEARVGAHAALHDLRRGVRILERLVRELGQRLSQPASNPVPLVLVIIGWGSWVSAFRSGPLAWAEDLVLDLVRDGARAGITLLVHGERELVTARFFGALPNRFFFPACSTEENRALWPRMPAVPAVKGRAVAFGPVSGGNPVACQFYRTPDLQAGTGRRGAGYPPAASTPFRIEPLPAKITVRQVAAVLSAAGTPQRALRSPDQDPPGGTHCSELSEPPRRPRNVLLGVAGDEPAPASLLMPGSGVTAILGNPGSGKSNTLLALAALNPGQQWCTCPVPAEGAEDFWRDVLMQAESGGLSRETVLLVDDVDLLALPALRALEQLAALGHSLMVTAAFSPMLFQRVPLVMNARGAGAGLLLGPRSLADGDLFGIRFEVESNAPPGRGVLISGGRSCPVQVAWAGATG, via the coding sequence ATGACGCTTAATTGCACTCTGGTGGGCGGACCGGGATCACCGCGTGCCCAGCCACCCGTGGAACTGTCCATTGATGCACCGGCCGGCACGGCAGGGTACGTCATTCACGAACAGTTGGTCCGGAAGTACGGTGCGGGCTCAGTCAGAGTGGACGGGCAGGATCTGCGTTCCCTGGTCCTCGGCGTGCCGCCGCTCGTAGAGGCGGCAATCCTTGTCGACGGCGGCACCCCACCTTCGAGCAGGCGGCCACGGCGCCCGCCAATTGCCGATGCCGTCCCTCCCCTGGTCCTCGCCATCGACAGCGGAGCAGCAGCGGGAACCGTTGTGCCATTACGGCGTGGCACCTACACCATCGGTCGAAGCGGCACACGGATTGTCATCCCGGACCCGGAGTTGTCCCGTGAACATGCCAGTGTGGTGGTCACTGACACGGAGATCATATTGGTTGACCTGGACAGCGCCAACGGGACATATGTCGACGGCCAAAGGATACGGAACACGGTTATCTCAACGGACTCAACCATCAGGTGCGGTCAATCGAACCTATCGCTGGTGTTTGCAGATGTGCCCCATAGAGTCCTCTCGGAAGCAGGAAAGTCGGTGGCGGAACCTATCGTGGTGTCCGGCCGCCCTGATCCAGGAAACCGCGCGGCACTCCTTCTGACCGCGATTCTCCCACTGGCACTTGGGGTACTGCTGGCCTTTCTCACCGGCATGTGGATGTTTCTGGCCTTTTCCGCGGTTTCGGTGTTTTCGGTCCTGGTGCCCGCGGTCAGCGGACGGCGGCACAGGCGGGACCTGTCCGCGGCCCTGAAGTCGGCTGTTGAAGATGACAGGGAACGCCGACGACGGTGCGCCCCTTCCCTGTCCATCGTTGCTCTTGCGGCCCGGCGGACTGAAGGGACGTCCAGCCCGGTTCCCCCCGGCGACGGGGTGTGGCTGCGGCTGGGACAGGCAGAACAGCCGGCCAATGTCAGGATCGAACCGCCCGGTGCTGCCGCGACCATCCCACGGGCAGGAATCGTCCCCGTCGTTCTGGACCCGGACGTCCCGCTCACCACCCTGGGCGGCCCGCGCTTTGCCACCGATGGCACCCTCCGCTCCCTTCTCATGCAACTTGCGGCATACCCGCGCACGGGCACGATGAATGTCGTCGTCCACGGGCTGCCGGAAGCCCTACCCCTCGCAGCCCGGTATCTCAGCAGAGTGACGCTCACTGCAACATTGTCCGCCGCCCTTAATGCAGTGGACGGCAGCGAGCAACAGGGCTGCGGGCGGGGAGTCCTTTTGATCCGAGGGGATAACTCCGGAGCGGTGGTGGAAAAGTCGCTCCGGGAAGCAGCGCTCCAGCGGGGGTGGCAGGTTCTTCACTTCCTGCCTGAAGACGGCGATTGGCCTGCACCTGACGTCCTCCTGTCCGAGCGTGCATCAACCGTGGTGCAGAACCACCGCGGTACTGTGTTTGTCCCTGACCTGGTCCCGGACGAAGTCTTTACGGCTTTCTGCCGGCACCTCGCCGGTGCCCTGATTCGTGACAAGGAACAGGCCAAGACCGTTCCCGCTTCCTGCAGCCTTGACGAAGTCCTGCCACTGACGCTCGCGGCTACCGCAAGCAGATGGGACTGCAGCGCCCGAAACATCGGATTGCCCGTACCCTTGGGCGTTTGCAGGTCGGGAACGAAGACCTTCGACCTCCTGGCCGACGGTCCGCACCTCGTGGTGGCAGGCACCACAGGCTCAGGGAAGTCGGAACTGCTCCGGAGCATGGCCCTGGCGCTGGCCTTGTCCTATCCGCCGGACCGGGTCAACTTCTTCTTCATCGATTTCAAGGGCGGTTCAGGTCTTGGTCCGCTCAGCGGGCTCTTTCATTGCGTGGGACTGCAGACGGATCTTTCCGATTCCGAGATGGAGCGGACACTGACATCGCTTCGCGCCGAAGTGAGGCTGCGGGAGAGCTGCCTCGCCGCGGCCCGCGTCCCTGACGTCTCCACGTACCGCTCCGCACCGGCGGCCAAGGATTTTGTGCTCCCCCACCTCGTCATCGTCATCGATGAGTTCAGGATGCTGGTTGACGACGCGCCGGAAGTTCTTCGTGAGCTGCTGCGGATAGCATCGATCGGACGGTCACTGGGCATCCACTTGATCATGGCCACTCAGAGGCCGCAGGGAGCGTTGACAGCTGACATCCGTGCAAACGTCACCTCGAGCATTGCACTTCGCGTGCAGTCCGACATGGAATCTGTCGACATCGTCAATTCCAGGGACGCTTCGGCCATCAGTGTTAATACCCCCGGCCGCGCCTTCCTGGCGCGCGGAACGGAGCCGGCCGAGGAGTTCCAGGCCGCGTCCCTGTCGTCAGTCTCCGATCGCAAACAGCCAAGTGCCGTTTTTGTCCAGCGGACAATGGACTATCTCGCCTGCCAGGCAGCCGAACCAGGCGACAGACGAGCCCCTGCACCCACCCCCGCACAGGCAGTGGAACCGCTGGCAGCCTTGGTGAGGAGCCTGTGCGCTGCCCAGCAGAAACCAGCACCGAGAAGGCCTGTCGCACCTCCACTGCCGACTGAACTGGAAAAGCCCGACCCGAACGCGCCATCCTCGGATTCGGGAACCGCTGACTCACTGGCCCTGGAACCCGTGGCTGTGGCGGGCCAGATCTGCCTCGGCCTGATGGATGTTCCCGAGCAACAAAAACTTCAGCCCCTTCTGTGGAGCCATGCCAAGCACGGTCACACAGCCTTCATTGGCAGTCCAACTTCCGGGGCCGGATCGGCACTGGAATTAACTGTCCATGAACTAATGGCCAGTCCTGATGGAGCCCATTTCTATGTCCTGGACGCGGACGGGAGTCTTTGCCCGCTGGCAGGCGAAGCACGGGTGGGCGCCCACGCCGCCTTGCACGATCTGCGGCGTGGAGTGCGCATCCTGGAGCGGCTCGTCCGTGAACTGGGGCAGCGGTTGAGTCAACCCGCCTCCAATCCGGTACCTCTCGTCCTCGTCATCATCGGCTGGGGATCCTGGGTTTCGGCATTCCGGTCCGGACCGCTGGCCTGGGCGGAAGATCTGGTTCTGGACCTCGTGCGCGACGGCGCCAGGGCAGGGATAACGCTCCTGGTCCATGGGGAGCGGGAGCTTGTCACCGCCAGGTTCTTTGGTGCGCTTCCCAATCGTTTCTTTTTTCCAGCCTGCTCCACCGAGGAGAACCGCGCCCTGTGGCCGCGGATGCCTGCCGTCCCGGCCGTCAAGGGCAGGGCTGTAGCCTTCGGCCCTGTCTCGGGCGGCAACCCCGTTGCCTGCCAGTTCTACCGCACCCCCGATCTGCAGGCTGGCACAGGCCGGAGAGGCGCCGGATATCCGCCAGCCGCATCGACTCCATTCCGCATTGAACCCCTCCCGGCGAAAATCACGGTCCGGCAGGTCGCAGCGGTCTTGTCGGCGGCGGGGACACCCCAACGAGCCCTGCGGTCCCCAGACCAGGACCCGCCTGGCGGTACGCACTGCTCCGAACTATCGGAACCGCCCCGCCGGCCACGCAACGTCCTCCTGGGCGTAGCCGGAGACGAACCCGCTCCAGCGTCCTTGCTGATGCCTGGCAGCGGAGTCACCGCCATTCTTGGCAACCCGGGAAGCGGCAAAAGCAATACCCTGCTCGCGCTGGCAGCACTCAACCCGGGACAGCAGTGGTGCACGTGTCCGGTACCGGCAGAAGGCGCAGAAGATTTTTGGCGGGACGTGCTTATGCAGGCGGAGAGCGGGGGGCTTTCGCGGGAGACCGTACTGCTGGTTGACGACGTTGATCTGCTGGCCCTTCCGGCGTTGAGGGCTTTGGAGCAGCTGGCCGCTTTGGGCCACTCCCTGATGGTCACTGCTGCCTTCAGCCCAATGCTTTTCCAACGCGTTCCGCTGGTCATGAACGCAAGGGGCGCCGGCGCCGGACTTCTGCTGGGTCCACGTTCTCTGGCGGATGGCGACCTGTTTGGGATCAGGTTCGAAGTTGAGTCCAACGCTCCGCCGGGGCGTGGCGTCCTCATCTCCGGCGGGCGGTCCTGCCCCGTTCAGGTGGCC
- the glf gene encoding UDP-galactopyranose mutase — MTADLVIVGSGFFGLTIAEQAATELGLKVVVIDRRHHIGGNAYSEKEEQTGIEIHRYGAHLFHTSNERVWEYVNRFTTFTDYVHKVYGVHKGEVYSLPINLATINQFFRANLTPGQARDLIQEQAGELAGTDPQNLNDKGIQLIGRPLYEAFIKHYTGKQWQTDPKDLPAGIISRLPVRYNYDNRYFNDKYEGLPTNGYTAWIEKMAEHPNIEVRLNTDFFDESHEYSKNKVVGNIPVVYTGPVDRYFDYAEGDLSWRTIDFEEEVLEMGDFQGTSVVNYNDADVPYTRIIEPRHFHPERDYQTEKTVIMREFSRFAEKGDEPYYPVNTSADRERLLKYRDLAAAEKDVLFGGRLGTYKYLDMHMAIGAALSMFDNKIRPHFESGVQLESGGVDA; from the coding sequence GTGACCGCTGACCTCGTCATCGTAGGGTCCGGCTTTTTTGGCCTGACAATCGCAGAACAGGCCGCCACTGAGCTCGGCCTGAAGGTCGTTGTCATCGACCGCCGCCACCACATCGGCGGAAACGCGTACAGCGAAAAGGAAGAGCAGACCGGGATCGAGATCCACCGGTACGGCGCCCACCTCTTCCATACCTCGAACGAGCGGGTGTGGGAGTACGTCAACCGGTTCACCACCTTCACTGACTATGTGCACAAGGTCTATGGCGTCCACAAGGGCGAGGTCTATTCGCTTCCCATCAACCTGGCCACCATCAACCAGTTCTTCCGGGCCAATCTCACCCCCGGCCAGGCCCGCGACCTCATCCAGGAACAGGCAGGGGAACTGGCGGGAACTGACCCCCAGAACCTGAACGACAAGGGCATCCAGCTGATCGGCCGCCCCTTGTACGAGGCCTTCATCAAGCACTACACCGGCAAGCAGTGGCAGACAGATCCCAAGGACCTGCCGGCCGGTATCATTTCCCGGCTGCCTGTGCGCTACAACTATGACAACCGGTACTTCAATGACAAGTACGAGGGCCTGCCGACCAACGGCTACACCGCCTGGATCGAAAAGATGGCAGAGCACCCCAACATCGAGGTGCGGCTCAATACCGACTTCTTCGACGAGTCCCACGAGTACAGCAAAAACAAGGTCGTGGGCAACATTCCTGTCGTCTACACCGGCCCGGTGGATCGGTACTTCGACTATGCCGAGGGCGACCTGTCCTGGCGCACCATCGACTTCGAGGAAGAAGTCCTTGAGATGGGCGACTTCCAGGGCACGTCGGTTGTGAACTACAACGACGCAGACGTCCCCTACACCCGCATCATCGAACCGCGCCACTTCCACCCGGAGCGCGACTACCAGACCGAAAAGACGGTCATCATGCGCGAATTCTCGCGCTTTGCCGAAAAGGGCGATGAGCCTTACTACCCGGTCAACACCTCCGCGGACAGGGAACGCCTCCTGAAGTACCGAGACCTCGCTGCGGCCGAAAAGGACGTATTGTTCGGCGGCAGGCTGGGCACCTACAAGTACCTCGACATGCACATGGCCATCGGCGCCGCTCTCAGCATGTTTGACAACAAGATCCGGCCGCACTTCGAAAGCGGCGTACAGCTTGAAAGCGGGGGAGTCGACGCATGA